The Epinephelus lanceolatus isolate andai-2023 chromosome 1, ASM4190304v1, whole genome shotgun sequence genome has a window encoding:
- the LOC117256513 gene encoding PAK4-inhibitor inka2-like isoform X1 produces MRGEKMLCLRDSGDCLREQMQYMMRSLQDLKQLRRTCPAARRPLSTQLPALVRHSAVARACQQRALQREQRTRLRMSDASTASTYDSACCLASPLEEEDEEDSSSRLDLSLRLGLASPSSQKSLEFDSGYSEASWQDERVVLRRTRNVRVSSSACLRTNRAPSGRIRPKSTSDACLETWTSFELSDPEDWTNSLLTRGRNRQPLVLGDNSFADLIQNWMDLPDCPEPTELKPTSRSRLGRGFFVNMRRKLVGFSKSVEDRVRMRSTDSAHVNRTANAPKRLSCPVVAAQPKVPFFHQSHMGINEMDTDFYNFAALMKSRSRQPIICKDIIGYV; encoded by the coding sequence CTCTGCCTGCGTGACTCAGGCGACTGCTTACGGGAGCAGATGCAGTACATGATGAGGTCACTGCAAGACCTGAAACAACTACGGAGAACCTGCCCTGCAGCCAGACGCCCCCTCAGCACCCAGCTCCCAGCTTTGGTGCGCCACTCTGCAGTGGCACGTGCCTGTCAGCAGCGAGCACTGCAGCGAGAACAGCGCACACGCCTGCGGATGTCTgatgccagcacagccagtacGTACGACTCTGCCTGCTGCCTGGCGAGTCctctggaggaggaggatgaggaagacTCGAGCAGCCGGCTGGACTTGAGCCTCAGACTGGGCCTGGCCTCACCCAGCAGTCAGAAGAGTTTGGAGTTTGATTCAGGCTACTCTGAGGCGTCATGGCAGGATGAAAGGGTGGTACTCAGGAGGACCAGGAATGTGCGGGTGTCATCTTCAGCTTGTCTCCGCACAAACAGAGCCCCAAGTGGACGCATTCGACCCAAATCCACATCCGACGCCTGTTTGGAGACGTGGACGTCGTTTGAGCTCAGCGACCCAGAGGACTGGACGAACTCTTTGCTGACCAGAGGACGCAACCGCCAGCCTCTGGTCCTGGGCGACAACAGCTTTGCAGACCTCATACAGAACTGGATGGACTTGCCAGATTGTCCCGAGCCCACGGAGCTGAAGCCAACCTCAAGAAGTAGACTTGGAAGAGGTTTTTTTGTCAACATGAGGAGAAAACTGGTGGGCTTTTCTAAAAGCGTAGAGGACAGAGTGAGGATGAGATCCACGGACTCTGCTCACGTTAACAGAACTGCAAACGCCCCAAAGCGCCTGTCCTGTCCAGTCGTGGCAGCGCAGCCCAAAGTCCCCTTTTTCCACCAGTCTCACATGGGCATTAATGAGATGGACACAGACTTTTACAACTTTGCAGCCCTCATGAAGTCACGCAGCCGACAGCCAATAATCTGCAAAGATATCATTGGCTACGTCTGA
- the LOC117256513 gene encoding PAK4-inhibitor inka2-like isoform X2, with amino-acid sequence MQYMMRSLQDLKQLRRTCPAARRPLSTQLPALVRHSAVARACQQRALQREQRTRLRMSDASTASTYDSACCLASPLEEEDEEDSSSRLDLSLRLGLASPSSQKSLEFDSGYSEASWQDERVVLRRTRNVRVSSSACLRTNRAPSGRIRPKSTSDACLETWTSFELSDPEDWTNSLLTRGRNRQPLVLGDNSFADLIQNWMDLPDCPEPTELKPTSRSRLGRGFFVNMRRKLVGFSKSVEDRVRMRSTDSAHVNRTANAPKRLSCPVVAAQPKVPFFHQSHMGINEMDTDFYNFAALMKSRSRQPIICKDIIGYV; translated from the coding sequence ATGCAGTACATGATGAGGTCACTGCAAGACCTGAAACAACTACGGAGAACCTGCCCTGCAGCCAGACGCCCCCTCAGCACCCAGCTCCCAGCTTTGGTGCGCCACTCTGCAGTGGCACGTGCCTGTCAGCAGCGAGCACTGCAGCGAGAACAGCGCACACGCCTGCGGATGTCTgatgccagcacagccagtacGTACGACTCTGCCTGCTGCCTGGCGAGTCctctggaggaggaggatgaggaagacTCGAGCAGCCGGCTGGACTTGAGCCTCAGACTGGGCCTGGCCTCACCCAGCAGTCAGAAGAGTTTGGAGTTTGATTCAGGCTACTCTGAGGCGTCATGGCAGGATGAAAGGGTGGTACTCAGGAGGACCAGGAATGTGCGGGTGTCATCTTCAGCTTGTCTCCGCACAAACAGAGCCCCAAGTGGACGCATTCGACCCAAATCCACATCCGACGCCTGTTTGGAGACGTGGACGTCGTTTGAGCTCAGCGACCCAGAGGACTGGACGAACTCTTTGCTGACCAGAGGACGCAACCGCCAGCCTCTGGTCCTGGGCGACAACAGCTTTGCAGACCTCATACAGAACTGGATGGACTTGCCAGATTGTCCCGAGCCCACGGAGCTGAAGCCAACCTCAAGAAGTAGACTTGGAAGAGGTTTTTTTGTCAACATGAGGAGAAAACTGGTGGGCTTTTCTAAAAGCGTAGAGGACAGAGTGAGGATGAGATCCACGGACTCTGCTCACGTTAACAGAACTGCAAACGCCCCAAAGCGCCTGTCCTGTCCAGTCGTGGCAGCGCAGCCCAAAGTCCCCTTTTTCCACCAGTCTCACATGGGCATTAATGAGATGGACACAGACTTTTACAACTTTGCAGCCCTCATGAAGTCACGCAGCCGACAGCCAATAATCTGCAAAGATATCATTGGCTACGTCTGA